The following coding sequences are from one Bufo bufo chromosome 2, aBufBuf1.1, whole genome shotgun sequence window:
- the LOC120991286 gene encoding histone H2B type 2-F, which yields MPDPAKSAPAPKKGSKKAVTKVQKKDGKKRRKSRKESYAIYVYKVLKQVHPDTGISSKAMGIMNSFVNDIFERIAGEASRLAHYNKRSTITSREIQTAVRLLLPGELAKHAVSEGTKAVTKYTSAK from the coding sequence ATGCCCGATCCAGCCAAGTCCGCCCCAGCGCCCAAGAAGGGCTCCAAGAAAGCCGTCACCAAGGTTCAGAAGAAGGACGGCAAGAAGCGGAGGAAGAGCAGGAAGGAGAGCTATGCCATCTACGTCTACAAGGTGCTGAAGCAGGTCCACCCCGACACCGGCATCTCCTCCAAGGCCATGGGCATCATGAACTCCTTCGTCAACGACATCTTCGAGCGCATCGCAGGGGAAGCCTCCCGCCTGGCTCACTACAACAAGCGCTCCACCATCACCTCCCGGGAGATCCAGACCGCCGTGCGCCTGCTGCTGCCCGGAGAGCTGGCCAAGCACGCCGTCTCCGAGGGCACCAAGGCCGTCACCAAGTACACCAGCGccaagtga